The window CTGTGCCGGGCTTGACCATGGTCGTCCCTTCGTCGATCGGACCGTTGCACGGCGCCGCACCGGCGTACGAAGTCACCTGCTCCGTACGCCGGTTGCGTGTGCCGAATGCCCGACCGTAGCGGGCCGTTCCGGGCGCCGCAGGAGCCCGAATCAGCCGTGGGCCGCCGGGACGGGAGGCGCCGCCTGCGCCTGCTGCGGCCGGGCGGGAGCCGGGCTCTGGGACCGGCGGACGAGGGCGAGCGCGACCAGCCCGCCCAGGATTCCCAGCACCCCGGAGACGAGGAACGTCTGCCGCAGGCCGGCCGCGAAGGCCTCGTGCACCAGCTGCCCGATCACATCCCGCTGCGCGGGGCCGGCCTGGGCGACGACCGCTCCGGCCTGGCCCCCCGCCAGCGCGTCGGCGGTCGCGGCCGGGTCGGCGACGGCCCCGGCCCCGTGGTCGCGGAGCGCGCCCGCCAGCCCGGCGTGGAAGACGATGCCGAGGACCGCGATGCCCAGGGCGTTCCCCAGCTGGCGCGCGGTGTTGACGGCGCCGCTGGCCATCCCGGCGCGCTCCGGTGCCACGGAGGCCATCGCCGCGGACGCCAGCATGGGCGTGGCGATCCCGACGCCGATGCCGGTCACCGCGAGACCCGGCACGAGGGCGGTCCACGTCGAGCCCGCGTCCACGGTGGCCTGGAGGAACGCGCCCGCACCGATCAGCAGCAGCCCGCCGCCGATCGTCCAGCGCGGCGAGACGTCGTGCAGGAAGCGCCCGGCCAGCGACGCGACGACGAACGCGGCCGCACTCATCGGCAGACAGGTCAGGCCTGCGGCGACCGGCCCCATGCCGCGGACGGACTGCAGCCACAGCGAGGTGTAGGCGAGGTACGAGAACGCGGCGACGGACAGCAGGACCGCGGCCGCCATGAGGCCGGAGAAGGACGCCCGGCGGAACAGCGTCAGGTCCAGCAGCGGCTGCTCGCGGCGCGTCTCGATCAGCAGGAACGCGACCAGTGCGGCCGCGGCGAGCCCGAAGACGCCCAGGGTCGCGGCCGACGTCCAGCCGTAGTCGTTGCCCTTGATCAGCGCGTACGTCGCACCGCCCGCCGCCACGGTGAAGGCGACCAGCCCGGGCACGTCCACCCCGCGGCCCCGGCGGGGCGGCGCCGCGGCGACGAACCGCAGCGTCATGGCGATGGCCAGCACGCTGATGGGCAGGTTCACGAAGAAGATCCAGCGCCAGTCCAGGTGCTCAGTCAGCAGACCGCCCATGACCGGCCCGGCCGCCGAGGCGGCTCCGCTGACCGCGCCCCAGGCGCCGAACGCCACGCCCCGGTCCCTGCCGTGGTAGATGCTGCCGATCAGTGCCGTCGTCGTCGCGAGCATCGCGGCGCCGCCGATGCCCTGGACGCCGCGGAAGACGATCAGGGCCTCCGGACCGGTCGCCAGGCCGCAGGCCAGCGAGGCGAGGGCGAACAGCACGAGGCCCGCCACGTACACCTGCCGGTGGCCGATGCGGTCGGCGAGGGAGCCGACGCCCAGCAGCAGCGCGGCGAGCGCGAGCGCGTAGACGTCCATCACCCACTGCAGGTCCGCGAACGAGGTGCGCAGGCTCCCGGCCATGTCGGGGAGCGCCACGACGACGATGGTCACGTCCACGAGCAGCATGAACGTCCCCAGGCACACCGCCACGAGCGGCAGCCACTTACGCATTTTCCATACCTCCGGAGGGTGTTGTCCTACGAGGACCGAAGGTCGCACCCGCTGGCTTTTTCTCAGAACTCAGGGCCGGTCCGGTGACGGAATCCGATATGGAGAAGCCGTGGAATGATGGAAAGTATGACCAACGACGGGCAGACGTTCGACCTCCTCGACCGGCAGCTGGTGCAGGCGCTGATGATCGACGGCCGGGCCGCCTTCAGCCGCATCGCCGCCGTCCTCGGCGTCACGGACCAGACGGTGATCCGCCGCTACCGCAGGCTGCGCGGCGCGGGCCTGCTGCGGGTGCTCGGCCTGCCCGAGGGCGAGCGCGTCGGCCTGTACGAATCGAGGCTGCGCATCCAGTGCGTCCCGGGGGCGGCCGTCGACATCGCCGAGGCGCTGGCGCGGCGCCCGGACACGGGATGGGTCAAGATCTTCTCGGGCGGCACCGAGGTGGGCTGCCTCGTCAGCTCGCGCACGCGCGAGGACCACGAGGCGCTCCTGCTCCGCAAGCTGCCGCGCACCCGGCAGGTCACCGGCGTCACGGCGCAGACCATGCTGCACGAGTACACCGGCGGGGCGAACCGCTGCTTCGGGCGGGACGAGCTGACCGGGGAGCAGATCGCGGCGCTGGAGCCCGCACCGGCCGGCGGGGAGGGCGCGGGCGAGGACGTCGTCCGGCTCGACGACGCCGACTACGCGATGCTGGCCGTGCTCGCCCGGGACGGCAGGGCGGGCTACCCGGAGCTCGCGGGGGCGGCCGGCCGGTCGGAGTCGACGGTCCGGCGGCGCATCGAGTACCTGCGGGGGAGCGGCGCGCTCTCGTTCGACGTCGAGGTCCACTCGGTCCACCTCGGCTACGCGATCGAGGCCGGCATCTCCGCCACGGTCGCGCCGAGCGAGCTGGCGGCGGTCGGCCGGGCGCTCGCCCGCCACCCCCAGGTGCCGTTCGCCGCGGCGGTCACCGGTGCGGCCAACCTCGCCGCGTCGGTGCTCTGCCGCGATCAGCGCGACCTGTACCGGTACATGACCGAGGGCATCGGCGCGCTGACGGCCGTGCACCGGCTGGAGGTCCTCCCGGTGCTCCGGCAGGTGAAGAGGGCGGGGCTGCTGAGCGACGGCAGCAGGCTCTTCGACGCCCCGTGAGGCGGGTGCGGGGAATGTTGCCGGCGGTCCCGGCCCAGGGGTAGACCGGGGCCGCCGGGGGTGTCCGAGGGGAGCGGACATACCCAAACGGAACGCGCAGGGCCGATGAGGAGGGTCTCGTCCCTGGTGTTCGCCCACGTCGGCGTCCCGGGCGCTCACCGTCGTGAGCGCTGCAAGCCCGGGTGCCACAGGAAGTAAATATATTTACTGCCCAGTAAGCAAGGGTATGAAAATTTTCATTCGAACGGGAGGCCGGTCCGGGTGTGAAAGTCCCGGTATCGGGTGCCGGGGTTCCGGCCGTCGGGCGAGCCGTCAGTCGTCGAGGAAGAAGTCGTGCTGCTCCGCGGCCTGCTCGTACTTCTCCAGCCGCATCTGGGTGCGCTCGGGATCGGCGTCGGCCATGGCCTGGAGGATCGCCGCGGACAGCACCCCGGGCGCCGCGTACGAATCGAAGACCAGGCGCGAGCCGGTGCCGGCGGTGAGCGCCACGTCGGCCTCCTCCACCAGGGGCCCCAGGCTCGCGTCCGTGATCAGCGCGACGCGCAGGCCCGTGCTGCGGGCGGACCGCATCGCCGCCAGCATCTCGTTGGAGTGCCGCGGCATGGCGAACGCCAGCACCCAGGTGCCGCCCGCCTCGCGCGACTGGAGAAGGGCGTCGTAGGCGACGCTGCCCCCGCGCGAGACCAGCCGCACGTCCGGGTGGATCCGCTTCGCCGCGTACGCGAAGTACTCCGCCAGTGAGACGGAGATCCGCAGGCCGAGGATCGTCAGCGGGACCGACCTGGCCAGCTCGCGGCCGATCTCGAGCACCTGGTCGGTGTCCGTGAACGCGCGGCGCAGGCTCTCCAGGTTCGCGATCTCGGCGTCGACCGCCGCCTGCAGTTCGTTGCGGCGGTCCTCCTCCCGCGCGCCGGGGGAGCCGGCGACCGCGCTCAGGGCGATCGGCTGCAGCGCCTCCCGGAGCGCGGGATACCCGCTGAAGCCCACGGAGACCGCGAAGCGGGTCACCGACGGCTGGCTCACGCCCACGCGGTCCGCGAGGTCCGTGATCGACAGGAACGCGGCCTCGGTGAGGTGGTCGGTCATGTACTGCGCGATGCGCCGCTGCCCGGGGGACAGCCGGTGACCGCCGAACAGGGCCCGGACCTTGTCCGCGGGCAGCGGCTCCGGGACGCGCGGCCGCTGCCCCGGCCCGCCCGGCTTCCCCGGTGTGATCGCGGACGCCTGAGCGCGCGCCTGCTGCCCTGATGGCCCCGGTGTGCCTCGTTCTCGTCCCACGGCGCTCAACATAGCTGAAGCGCCGTGGGGGCCGGCAGTGAACGCCTCGTCACCGCGGCCGCGGTGATCTCAAGGTCCGGCCGGGGAGGGTACGTGCGCACCCATGGCGGTGCCCGGGAGCGGGGAGGGCGGTCAGCGGGAGCCGAACTTCACGCTGGCGAAGCGGAGGTTGCGGGGGGCGTCCCGGCCGGGCGACAGGCGGAGCGCCGGCCTCTTGCAGGTCTTGTCGGCGTAGAGAGCCACCGGGACCGCTGTGCCGTTGTGCGCACCGCGGGCCTCGTCGCTCATCGTCAGGCACCGGCCGTCCGGCGGGTTCTGGATGTAGAACGGGGCGCCTTTGGGTCCCGCCCAGGAGAACCAGCCCTTGGCGGCGACCGCCGATCCCGTGGGCAGGGCCAGGGCGAGAGCGCATCCGGCGAGAGCGACGAGCGCGGGGCGGATGAAGCGCATCACTGATCCTTCCATTCGATTGCAGAGGAATGCACAGGAAATGCACGAAATGTCTTCAGAGAGTGAACGACGCCGGGCGCCGATCGACACGCGTGCTCGACCTCGTCTTCCGGCATTCCTGACCGGCTCGTCCGGCCCGGCCCCTCCCCGGGGTCACGGCAGCAGCTGGAACGTCTCGGAGAAGATGCGGACGCCGTAGGCGCACAGGCCGATCGCGCCGAGGAAGGCGCCCGTCGCCGCCGGCGGCCCGCCGTGTCTGCGGCGGACGGCGGCCAGCATGCCGCCGAGGAGCGCCCCCGCCGCGGGCGCCCCGACGATCGCGGCGCCGAGCCGGGCGCATCCGGTGCCCGTCCCGTGGTGCCCGGCGGACTGCAGTTCCAGCACCCAGAGCCCGATGCCGGGCGTCAGGAACAGCAGCGTGAGCACCAGCATGGCCGTCACGTACGGGGCCCGGTTCTCCGCGCCGGCATCCGCAGGGCCCTCATGAGCATCCGTCATGAGGTCAACCTTGGGCAGGAGCACCACCGGAGCGCATCCGCTGTCGTACTCAGTTACGAAACGGGCGCGCGGCGGAGGTGCTGCCACCGGGCGGCCCGGCCTCGCGGCCGGGAGCGCCGTTCAGTTGCCCGCAGCATCGTCGTCGTGCCGGACGACGCACAGCCCCCAGATGACGAAGGCGCACAGCGCGATGGCCACGATCGACCACAGCGGGTAGTACGGGATGGACAGGAAATTGGCGATCAGCAGCAGCGACGCGACGACCACGCCGAGGATCCTGGCCCACAGGGACACCCGGAACAGGCCGACGCCCACCATGAGCGCCGCGATTCCGAGGAACAGGTGGATCCATCCCCAGCCCGCCAGACTGAATTTGAAGACGTAGTCCGGCGTACTGACGAAGACGTTGTCATGGACGATGGCCATGATCCCCCGGAAGATATCGACGAAGCCCGCGATCAGCATCATCACGGCCGCGAACAAGGTCAGCCCGCTGGCAGCGGCCTGGGAACCCTCGGAGCGCGGATGGAGGGTGGATGACATGGGACTACCTCCCTTGCCTGTATGACAGCCCGTATGACAGGCGGACCCTCACCTCCATGGTTTCCCCTCGCGCCGTCGCTGTCCATGCGGGGGAGCTTCCGCCGGGCGCCGGGTTCCCGCTGGTCAGCCCGGTCGGCACGCCCGCGGAAGTCATGTAATATTCATGTCGCGCGCCGCTAGCTCAGTTGGTTAGAGCAGCTGACTCTTAATCAGCGGGTCCGGGGTTCGAGTCCCTGGCGGCGCACAGCGAAACCCTCGTCGATTCTTCGGCGGGGGCTTTTTCCTCACCCTCCGGCATTACGGAATGCGATTCCCGGGACGCTTTCCGTGACATTCCCGCGATTCGACACCCGGTGAGCGCCCGCCCACGATGGAAGGGTGCCCTCACGAGACGAAGGCGCGACCCTCCGCATCGCCCTGCTCGGCGGATTCCGTCTGGCCGCAGGCGACGGCCTCGTACGCATCCCCGCGGGATCCGAGCGCCTGCTGGCCTATGTGGCCCTCCGCCCCGGCGGCGTGGCACGGAGCGCCGTCGCGGAGAACCTGTGGCCCGACGTGTCCGAGGCGCGTGCGCACGCCGCCCTGCGTTCGGCCCTCAACCGCCTCCGCAGCGCGGGGTGCCGCCGGGTCCTCGAAGTCGGCCCCGCGGAGCTCGCACTCGCCGAAGGCGTCGCGGTCGACCTCCACGGACTCCGCTCCCTCGCCAGGGCCGTCCTGGACGGACCGGAACCACCGTGCCCCGGCACCCGGGACCCCGGCACCCGGGAGATCGAGGGCCTGTCCCAGGACCTGCTGCCCGGCTGGTGCGACGAGTGGGCGCTGCGCGAAGCGGAGGAGTGGCGGCAACTGCGGCTGCACGCTCTCGAAGCGCTCGCGCACCGGTTCGTCAGGGCGCGGCACTTCGCCCACGCGGTGTCGGCCGCCGGTGCGGCCGTCCGCGCCGACCCCCTGCGGGAGAGCGCCCGCGCGGCCCTGATCACGGCCCATCTCGCCGAGGGCAACCAGTCCGAGGCGCTCCGCGAATTCCGGCAGTACCGGGCGCTCCTGCGGAGCGAACTCGGTCTGCACCCGACGCCGGAACTGCTCGGCCTCGTGGCCGGTCTCCGTCCGGCCGCGCCCGGCATCGACGGGCACCAACGCCGCGGTCACGCCGCGGTGACGGCGCGGCGCCCATGATGGACGAAGCTACGGAATGCGCTCACTCGCCATGGGCTACGTCATCAGGCACCCCAAGGACAAGGTCGTACCCCGGAAGGCTCCGTTCCTGGTCCGGCCCCGGCGCTCCGTGTCCCACGCCGCCGGCACCCTCGGCCGTTGCGAGCGCGCCCTGCGCGTCCGGCTGGCCGCCCGCAGCAAGGTGGCGCCGGCCCAGCGGTGGTGGATGAGGCGGTCGCTCCTGCAGCGGCTCTCCTACATGGCCGTTCCCCTCCTCCTGGCCTGGGTCGGTTTCGGTGTCTTCGCCCTCGTCGCCGGTGACCGCTCCCCGGTGGAGAGGTGGTGCCGGGACCGGGGCGACGGCTGTGCGGTGGTCTACGGATTCCTGGCCCCGTTCCTGAGCCTCGGCCTCGCCACCTTCTGCTTCCTCGTCCTGACCTACGCATCGGTGCGCCGGCCCATGACCCGGGCGGCCAGGAAGGACCCGCGCAGCATCGTGCCGACGGCCGGCCCGGTCGTCGCGGACGTGGTCGGGCGGAAGGAGATGTGCCTGATCATCGCCCGGGGGCTGCGCGACCGGCGCACCCGGCGGCCGTACCTGCTCGTGGGCGGTGTGGGCGCGGGGAAGACGTCGGTCCTCGTCCAGCTCACCCGGATACTGGCCGAGAAGGGCGCCGTGCCCGTCCCGATCAGGCTGCGGGACGCCGACCTGAACGGGTCGCGCCTCGACTTCCGCGAGGTGGCGATGAGGCGCTTCAGCGAAGTGGTGGAGCGCGACGTGCTCTCCGCGCGGCACAGCGACCGGGTGTGGCGCCAGCTCTGCATGGACGACAAGGCCGTCATCCTCGCCGACGGCCTGGAGGAGACGTTCTCCGGCGGCGAGGACCAGAAGGAACGGGACGTCCTCATCCGCCGGGCGATCGAGCGGGCGGAGGAGCAGA is drawn from Streptomyces roseifaciens and contains these coding sequences:
- a CDS encoding MFS transporter → MRKWLPLVAVCLGTFMLLVDVTIVVVALPDMAGSLRTSFADLQWVMDVYALALAALLLGVGSLADRIGHRQVYVAGLVLFALASLACGLATGPEALIVFRGVQGIGGAAMLATTTALIGSIYHGRDRGVAFGAWGAVSGAASAAGPVMGGLLTEHLDWRWIFFVNLPISVLAIAMTLRFVAAAPPRRGRGVDVPGLVAFTVAAGGATYALIKGNDYGWTSAATLGVFGLAAAALVAFLLIETRREQPLLDLTLFRRASFSGLMAAAVLLSVAAFSYLAYTSLWLQSVRGMGPVAAGLTCLPMSAAAFVVASLAGRFLHDVSPRWTIGGGLLLIGAGAFLQATVDAGSTWTALVPGLAVTGIGVGIATPMLASAAMASVAPERAGMASGAVNTARQLGNALGIAVLGIVFHAGLAGALRDHGAGAVADPAATADALAGGQAGAVVAQAGPAQRDVIGQLVHEAFAAGLRQTFLVSGVLGILGGLVALALVRRSQSPAPARPQQAQAAPPVPAAHG
- a CDS encoding Lrp/AsnC family transcriptional regulator; translated protein: MTNDGQTFDLLDRQLVQALMIDGRAAFSRIAAVLGVTDQTVIRRYRRLRGAGLLRVLGLPEGERVGLYESRLRIQCVPGAAVDIAEALARRPDTGWVKIFSGGTEVGCLVSSRTREDHEALLLRKLPRTRQVTGVTAQTMLHEYTGGANRCFGRDELTGEQIAALEPAPAGGEGAGEDVVRLDDADYAMLAVLARDGRAGYPELAGAAGRSESTVRRRIEYLRGSGALSFDVEVHSVHLGYAIEAGISATVAPSELAAVGRALARHPQVPFAAAVTGAANLAASVLCRDQRDLYRYMTEGIGALTAVHRLEVLPVLRQVKRAGLLSDGSRLFDAP
- a CDS encoding MurR/RpiR family transcriptional regulator; protein product: MGRERGTPGPSGQQARAQASAITPGKPGGPGQRPRVPEPLPADKVRALFGGHRLSPGQRRIAQYMTDHLTEAAFLSITDLADRVGVSQPSVTRFAVSVGFSGYPALREALQPIALSAVAGSPGAREEDRRNELQAAVDAEIANLESLRRAFTDTDQVLEIGRELARSVPLTILGLRISVSLAEYFAYAAKRIHPDVRLVSRGGSVAYDALLQSREAGGTWVLAFAMPRHSNEMLAAMRSARSTGLRVALITDASLGPLVEEADVALTAGTGSRLVFDSYAAPGVLSAAILQAMADADPERTQMRLEKYEQAAEQHDFFLDD
- a CDS encoding DUF7144 family membrane protein; its protein translation is MSSTLHPRSEGSQAAASGLTLFAAVMMLIAGFVDIFRGIMAIVHDNVFVSTPDYVFKFSLAGWGWIHLFLGIAALMVGVGLFRVSLWARILGVVVASLLLIANFLSIPYYPLWSIVAIALCAFVIWGLCVVRHDDDAAGN
- a CDS encoding AfsR/SARP family transcriptional regulator gives rise to the protein MPSRDEGATLRIALLGGFRLAAGDGLVRIPAGSERLLAYVALRPGGVARSAVAENLWPDVSEARAHAALRSALNRLRSAGCRRVLEVGPAELALAEGVAVDLHGLRSLARAVLDGPEPPCPGTRDPGTREIEGLSQDLLPGWCDEWALREAEEWRQLRLHALEALAHRFVRARHFAHAVSAAGAAVRADPLRESARAALITAHLAEGNQSEALREFRQYRALLRSELGLHPTPELLGLVAGLRPAAPGIDGHQRRGHAAVTARRP